In Thermoleophilia bacterium, the DNA window CGGCAGCCTCCCGGCGCTTCGCATTCCCATACTGCGCCCCGCGTCGGGAGTTGCATGAGCGACATGCCGGGACCCAGCTGGTTACATCATTCCGCTCCCCGCCCATGTCTATGGGTACAAGGTGGTCCACGGTCGTGGCCTGGGCATACCCACACCACGCGCACACGGGGTTGTCGGCGAGGAACGCCGTACGGCGTCGGCGGTATGCGTAGTCCCCCGTGCCACGTTGTGCCATGCCGGCGATGCTACTGCCTGCGGCTGCTGATGCTCCCTAACGACCAGCCTCTGATGACAACTCCGCGTGCGCGTCCAGAATGCGGCGTCGCCAACGCACAGGAACGTCCTCGATACTGTTTGCACGACAGACGGCAAGCGCAAACGCCAT includes these proteins:
- a CDS encoding HNH endonuclease is translated as MAQRGTGDYAYRRRRTAFLADNPVCAWCGYAQATTVDHLVPIDMGGERNDVTSWVPACRSCNSRRGAQYGNAKRREAAAQADHRAARAEGERLRLDGEAARRRGGKPCIGFAPQPSSAGPWAD